The Glycine max cultivar Williams 82 chromosome 17, Glycine_max_v4.0, whole genome shotgun sequence genome contains the following window.
AGCTGAAGCTATATGTTTTAATCTGCAATCCAGGTTGACATACAGGCTCTTGCACATGCTGTAGAGCTTACAAGACAAGGGGCAATTGATAGCTTGAGATTCACTAAGGGTGATGTGTTCCTGGCATTTCAGGTTAcatataatttacaaaattcatCTGCTTTTGcttcaatttaaatattagCAATGAATTGCTCCTGTTACATATAAATTACTTTtaggattaattttttaaaatataatccgGTCTAGTGTAGattacctttttttatataataaaagactttaaaatctcaatttctagcttattatctcttttttatGCTGGGCTTATATCTTTTAATTCTACTTTGAGTATTCCTTTCTTCaggttaatatattttcttgcaCTATTACCCATAAAAACAATCCACTATTGACTTACTAATACTATTACATAACATATGCAACTAACAGAGACATATTAAAGCACATATTCATGATGGATAACTAAACTCTTGGAGCTTTAGATGCATGAGTTCTGCTAAAATATGTTAtaatagaataatattaaaatttataataagtattccatttttttataaaattctattattaaaattactatatattaaattatatgatgAATATTCtgctattaaatttattatatattaattaaatatttgtatttgaaattttataacagattttactgttttataatagattttatgataaaaaggTATCTAACagtcattgaaataaaaaaaaaaattatgacatctattaattatttttaatttgatactaTACAAACATTAATTGTTAAAAGTTAAACCACATAttctcaaaacaaaaaaaagtcaaaacacGGTGCAACTGAAAACGAAAGcagttaaagttaaaaaaaaaagttgtcatTTAGGATTAGGGTTGTGAATGGCCATCTCTCTTCTCTGACCCAAGATGCAAGCGCAGCCATGAATGGAAGTTAGAGGAGGCAATGAAGTTAGAGGGTTGTGAATTGTATCGTATCACAAACAGCCGATACTAACTACCGTGGGTCTAACTTCTGCTCCGCCGATGGCTGTGCACTTGCATCTAGCGGGTCAGAGAAAAGAAATGACCCGATTCACAACCCTAATGGACCTAACCCTGAACGACAGTGTattgtagttttttttctttcttacttcAGCAACTTTTGTGTTTTAGTTGCAAGACAGACCATGTTTTGACTACTTACTTTGGACCGTCAGTTTTAAACTTTAACTATTGACTTTGGACCGTCAGCAACTTTGGCCTAACCTTTAACaggtattaaataaaaaatattttaattaccaaaaaaattaaaaatatttaattgatatgATAATTGCTTTTATTTCAATTACTgtttaatatctttttattataaaatctatTATAAAACATAATGAAATCTATTATAGTTTttcaaatacaaatattttaaataaatttaatagcagaatatttattataaattgtaatatataataattttaataactgaatatttattataaattttaatattacatcaTAACAAATTTTAGCTAAACTCATTCATATCATACTTTTagatattattttagttattgatTATGAATAATGCTTTAATATGTCTTTGTTAGTTTGCATATGCtatgttttattattgattGTGAATCTTACAATTCACAATGCAATTCAATTCGTGATTCGGAAAATGGGCCTTCCAATTCAAGATTTGTATCCCGATTCAACTTCcttgatttcattttctttcattattaaCTTTTGGtgactttcaaaaaataaaattattaacttttggATGCATTGAtgacctttaatttttttaaccaatgttACCTTCATAGCTTTATTGTTGTATTCTTTTTGTTGCAGAATGAGTTATGCCGGATGAGGTTGGATGCTCCCCTTCTCGATCAGCTTGTTAGAGAGTATTGTGTTTACAGAGGCATTGTTGACTCTGGTATAACATCTCTGCTGAATCCTTGCTCTTTGTGTGTGTGATATGTGTATACTTCCAtgctacttttatttttcatggcATTTTCTCACATCATTAATCTTCATTGGATTTTTAGTATcaccaaaaattttaaattcaaatttaaagttGATTGTTTTATCTATATGCATTGTAATCTAATAATATGGGTGTTGTGCAGTATAGAGTTCTATTCCAAGTTACAACATATCATTATACTATTTTGATTGTTTCTTGTCAATTTATGATGAACTTAGCATCTGGGAAGCAACCTATTCCAGAAACTGTGAAATTCAACCCACAAGACCCTGGGTATTGCTCATCAAGGGATTGTTCTCTTGAGCTAGACTGTAATGCCAGCAAGCATTCTGATGGTGAAACTTCTGTTACCAATGCTCAGATGGATGGTTCCCCTGAAAATAACACTGATGTGACAAGCATGAGacgaattgattttgaagtacGATATGCTTCTGAACTCGCAAGCATTCATGAAGACTGTAGTACCAGTGGATCACAGCAACATGAAGATGCAAGTGTTTTGCAGCGAAGCAGATTGCCTGGGAATGGAGAAAGGAGCAAGCGCAAGCGGTGGAGAGGACGATATGATGACAATAGTTACATGCCCAATGCTTCTTTGGAAGAGAACAGCAAGCAAGAGCATAGCATTAGTACTATTGTTTCAACTATATCAAAGGAGAAACAGGTATCTGTTTGACAATTTTGATGGTAATCTGTCAAGGAGATTAATTATTGACAGAATATTGTTTTGCAGGGCTCTGAAAAGCTTTCTGTACATGATATTAGTAATGTGGAAGATAGATATGAGATTCTGTTGGGAATGAAGGAATTAGCTAGCAAAGGAATGGCTGCTGAAGCGGTTGAGGAGGTCAATGCAATTGATCCTAATTTCTTTGCCCAGAACTCAGTTTTGCTCTTCCAACTCAAGCAGGCAAGTGGCTTCTATTTATTAAGTTTATAGGAGAGTGCCAGGGAATGTCATAGGGCTCTGCATAATTGTGTTGGGAATGTTATCTTTTAATGAGGATTCCTGGTCCTGTCTATAGGTTGAATTCCTCAAGTTGGTCAGCTCTGGCGATTATAATACTGCTTTAAAGGTTGCTTGCACCCATTTGGGTCCTTTAGCTGCTTGTGATCCTGCTTTATTAAAGCCGTTGAAGGAAACTCTTTTGGCTTTACTACGACCTAATGAAGATGCTCTTGGAAATGCATTACCTCTACATGCTCTAGCTGCTTCTCTCCAGGTGTTGTGCATTTTAGCCAATCTAATATATCATCAATTAATGCCATTTCTTCGTATTTTGTTGATAATGGGATTTTCTTGTTCATGTTGCTTGTCTTGAAATGGAATTTTCTTGTTCATGGTTCTTTATAGTGTGATATTTCATGTGTTAATGTGGTTTCATGTATTATTCTGCATCTGAAAGCTTTTCCATTGCTATCTACGGTGAAGGATTTTgttctattattttctaatttctttAATACCATATGAATGTTTTTACTTCGTTATCTTTTTTTGAATGTGAAATGCTGTTTTATACTGAATAGGTTGCAGTTGGTCGAAGGCTTGGTGTTGAAGAACCTCAGCTCATGAAAATAATGCGAGCCACTCTTTATACTCATAATGAGTGGTTTAAACTTCAAATGTGCAAAGATCGTTTTGAAGGTCTTTTGAGGCTTGATTCCTTGAAAGAAGCCAACACTCCCTTCCTTGCACCAGTCTCTACATCCAAGTCGTATGCTGATAGCTGCACAAATGGATCTTCTCAGGCTACAGTATCTTCAGGCACCAGGATGTCAGAAGATGGTAGCAGTCCAACTCAAGCATCTTCAAGGGATGTCATCTGTGACGAAGGTGCAATACTTAAAGTAATGGTAAGTTATGGATTCtttccattaattttttatgcaaaataaaaattaaaaattcagttATTGTGCCACGATGCTCTGACCTCTGAAGCTTTCCATGCGTTTTGATATCTCCCATTCGTTTCTTGTTCGGCTACTTGTAAtgaaaaattttcattaaatatatttcaaaaattgtGGTTTCactgtcataattttttaatgtaaatttgcGTTTGTCATCAAAGCAATTCATCGGTGAATTTCTTTTGCAACTTCAAAGGCATTAATATTCAATATCTCTACCATTGTCTCAATGGGTGTCTGCactgattttttttcccttcctttTTCTTAGTATTCTGTCCGATTTTATTTCAGTTTGTTTGACCCCATTCATGGATATGCCatcaaatattatttcttttacaaGGTAGTAAAAACAAATGCATTCAGTTTGTTTGAATCTTTCAGTTTTTCTTGTAAGTTAACTTGGGTGTCTACCTGTACATTAACTctataataagtattttttctcttatgGCTACTAAATAATATTGATGTCTTGAATATTGTTTGATGTTGTTTAGCTTTGAAACTCATTCTACACTCCTCCATACAACTCATTTGGCATAATAGGGTTTCTTCTAATGATTTGAGTTTTTGTGGAATGCAGGAGTTTTTGGCTTTGCCTAGGGCTGATGCCATACATCTGCTTGCACAATACAACGGAAATGCAGAGACAGTCATTCAGCAGATATTTCCCTAGGCGTTGTGCAGGAAAATCGGGTTTGTTATTTATAAGAAAggccaaattatttttttaaatattatttgattcaaatttgtgaattttttttataccccTTGTACATATAGCTGCAAAGAGGGAAGTCACTGCAACGTTTGGAATCCGGATTGACGGAAATACTCTGTACAGAATCTCTTGATTATTGCCTCTCAGTTTTAATATGAGATAAgttgtaattaataaaataattattggcgTAATTCAAGGGGATTCAGGAGAAGATATTGGTACTTGCGTATACTTTTTATTAGGGCTGctaaaaaaaccaaactgaATTAAGGAGATGAATTCtattaggattttaaaagatttttatatattaaaaaagtctTCTGGGATTTAATCAAAACTTTTAATTGATGaaaataattctttaattaaaattatcatgattttttaagaagtaaaataaattacgttgatatttaaaattatgcaaATGGTAATGAATGATTGTAAAATTcttaaagtataatttttttcttttttttctgagTTTAATAATTATGCATTACGCTTCATCTAATTACAAAAGACTGTcgatatatttttaaagtaattatcataaaaattagcATGTATATATAATGAGATGAGTTGTAATTTgatgatgatataaaatatttttagaatgaatttgtgcataatttttttctctttttaaaatgaatttgtgTCCAATTGAATTGAACTGCACTAAAAAGAATTGAACtgttttgaattaaaaactGAACAGAGATTGTCTTtagtttagttttaaaaaattgaattgttcCTATATCGAAGTGTATAAACTAAATTGAAGTGTAACTTTGTGagattgaaaaatatgtttcgAAATAAGATGTGTATTCAATTCAGATAGTTTGAAGCAATACGGTCTGAATTATGCAGTTCATTTTGGTTCGCTTGTTTTTACAGCAATACAACGGTAGTTTGgttcaatttatcaattttgttcatccctacttttattttttattttttatcgatCCCTACTTTTTAAATGAGTTGTTCTATTCACGTATTATTCGTGAAGGTGGTACTGTTTTGTGCTTTTGTTGTGTAATTAAAGAGTTAATAAAATGCTAGAGATTGACGGctgtttaatttctttctcattttcttttagttttaaaagcttttctgaagtagttttatattattttaacaatcaaatttttatataaaaatagttaagttttatataacttcaaaataagtattttaaaaaattaaaaatagaacaggcgagagataattttttttcattcttattgtGATTCTTGCTTAACGGTAAGTTTTGGTCAAACTAGAATATAAGTTACCAAAGTTCCTTACAAAACAGACTCGATGTTTTATGTGGTGAGGTTGATGAGCTTACAAAaccttttgaaaatttattttaaatgcttCCTTGCTTATCTTCTCATAGGTTCACTCCTTGTCATGTTTATATTCGTTAGGtcctaaatattttgatttgactgttttttagaataaattttgtcttaaaaaatacttattagtTAATGTGTATAGGATTTATACTCTGTTGGGTagaaaagaaggaaatgaaATGAGCGAAAGTAATAGGTTTTTtggtgagaaaagaaaaaaaaatagagtaaaaataaaagttgttcGGATGAAAAGAAACATAAGAGAGAAAAGTACAAATAAATTTGGTAGGGTGTTtggtttgaaagaaaaatatatgaaaataaatcagattattaataaaatgtagTTTTATCCATAcattcataatataaaattttgttttcttcttcatatCTCCACACATTGACTAACTGAAAtgtataattgattatgttagaaaaaaaatattatgattgtataataaatttttacttttaactaAATTGATTGGTTTGGCACAAACCCCATAATCAATTTTGGCCTCCAAGATAGTTCATTTGATTTTATCACCGCAACATACAAAATTGATCACAGGTTGTGCAAAATTGATTTGCTCATCAGGTACACGACACACAAAAACTCAATGACAGGATTGAGGACAATTGATTTGTTAATATG
Protein-coding sequences here:
- the LOC100777538 gene encoding uncharacterized protein, coding for MESTPVNWEALDALLIDFAKSENLIEDSSAPSSSPSPSPSPSSSSYHSRLVIRQIRRAVETGAIDAAVALLRLHAPSILTDHKILFRLHKQKFIELLRKGTAEDRDSAIECLRTALAPCALDAYPEAYEEFKHVLLAFIYDKDDKNSPVANEWSEHRRLDLAGFMSSMLRAHLNAYDPIFSMALRYLISIHRVYCLRQGITSPISDLTERLLLEERDPPATPQDILYEVPPFDEVDIQALAHAVELTRQGAIDSLRFTKGDVFLAFQNELCRMRLDAPLLDQLVREYCVYRGIVDSASGKQPIPETVKFNPQDPGYCSSRDCSLELDCNASKHSDGETSVTNAQMDGSPENNTDVTSMRRIDFEVRYASELASIHEDCSTSGSQQHEDASVLQRSRLPGNGERSKRKRWRGRYDDNSYMPNASLEENSKQEHSISTIVSTISKEKQGSEKLSVHDISNVEDRYEILLGMKELASKGMAAEAVEEVNAIDPNFFAQNSVLLFQLKQVEFLKLVSSGDYNTALKVACTHLGPLAACDPALLKPLKETLLALLRPNEDALGNALPLHALAASLQVAVGRRLGVEEPQLMKIMRATLYTHNEWFKLQMCKDRFEGLLRLDSLKEANTPFLAPVSTSKSYADSCTNGSSQATVSSGTRMSEDGSSPTQASSRDVICDEGAILKVMEFLALPRADAIHLLAQYNGNAETVIQQIFP